ttttttaatgtcaTCTTTTGCTAATGATTTGAAGTGTGAGTACTATCAACAGAAGTTATTGGCAAATCTTATTGAAACAATGTGGAAAGTAGCTACAGGTAAAGAATAAAGGTTGGTGCCAGGACGCAGATATATAGGCTGAAAGAACAAGACAACTACCAAATTTTTTCTGGTCCAGGAAATCGATTAAGAagatttttcaaaatgttaatTTCCCAAAGAATTATAAATCAATGTAATTAAGAATGATAACCAAATTAACTTAGACTGATTAGATAAGAAGACAAACAATAAACCAACAGACaaaaagacaaaagaaaaaagacacgAGTTTTGAGCTTCAGTGTTCTACCAGAAAGCAGAAAAAAGACGACCTTGTATAAATTATGGATACAAACCAcaaacatgaatgcagacaAATACATGGAAATCAGGAAGACCTTAAAGAATTATTTCAACTGTTTTAAATCTTAACACAGCTATTCATACAATCAAGatatattgagaagaaaaggaaacatttaattttataccaaaaactaaaaagaaacaGGTGCCAATGAGCAATCAAATACCATTTTTGGGTCAGAATATAAAATCCACATACCTTCACGTTAAGGTAATCAGAGATTGCATCCAGTATAAACTGAATTTCATCCTCGTGTGGCTCAGGAAGCATAGTGATGCCGGTGTTGGAATCTGTGGTTCCAGCAACTGTTCGTCCTAACCATGGAAGCATAAAAACAACACGTCCGTCCTTAGTCTTGGGAACAATAAGACCCATTCCTTCGGGAGAATAATAATCAGGGAGAACTACATGGACACCACTGCTGGGACAGATCATAGACACTGCCTCTTTATCGGCCATCTTTCTCACTGAGTCACAAAATGGCCCAGCAGCATTGACAATCACCTTTGCATAGGTATCAAACTCTCTACCTGGTACATTTAAACAGTTAGAGAGAATCAGATAAACAAAATGAATATAGAGGCCAGTCTAGAATTTTATTCATCACTCCGCCACTAGTTTAATTGAGTAAATTCCAACTAGCATCTACTCTCATTTATGCCAAATACAAAACCATGTAAAATCTAGTTCCAACTTCCTACAGAAGATTCTTGCAGTGATCTTAAATCAATATAGCAAGCTGATCAACAAAAGATAGTGTTTCGATGCTTCTAATCATATGTTGAAGATGATAATTTTTATAGCCCCTCAACTGATGTCCAATCCTACAACAGTAATTGCCACAAAGCAACAAAAACCAAGAGGGGAAAGAGATTGGGGGAAAGGGTAAAATaaactctctctcttttctttagAGAGAGATTGAACCCTGAAAATTCCAATTCCAGTAAAACTGTAAGCATCCACAATGACATACCCTGTAACAATTAACTAAAAAAACGTCTTCCAAAACAACTCAAATCAGATTATAAAAGATTGCAAAGAGGGTATTTTGGCACCTGACAACTTGTCACGGATCCTTGCACCAATTATTCGATCACTAGCCTCATCCTTCAAAAATCCCACAACTTCAGCATGGTTAAGCACCGCCGCACCAGCCAGAGCGGCAGTACAAGCCAGCCCCACATTGACCCGCGAGTCATTCATCTGCCCATCGTAATACACCACGGTGCCTTTCAAACTTCTGCCCCCACCATTCCTAGCAAGGGTAGGGAAGAGCTCCACAGACTCCTGAGCAGAATAGTACCGAGACAAGTGCAAGAGACGACGCCCTGCAACAAAATCGTACAtcttcaacccaatccaatagTAGATGACCTCGAACCAGTCAAAACAAGGTGTCATGCAGGGCAACGCATGGCATAAGTGTGGTGCATTTTCAATAAACTGTTTTCGCTCCTCGAGCGCATGAAACACAAGTTTAAGCTGCTTATAATCCAAATTGAACACTGCTTTCTCCAAATACCGCACACCTGAGAACGAATACGAGGCATTTTAGCGTCCAAGAACCAGAAACCGAATACAATTCAATGTTATTGATCGTATCGAAAACTAATATATAAATCGGAACCAAAATTATGAAATCGAGTAGCAGAATTTCACCGTACCATTCATTATACAGCGAATGAAGAAAATAGGACTTTCGAAACCAGGTTACACAGCTTATTCAACAAATGAACAATGAcataatttcaaattcttcaaaTTCTAAGTACCTCCATGAATGAGCTTCGTAGAGCGCGAAGACGTGCCGGATGAGAAATCCTCGCGCTCGACGAGACCAACGCGAAGTCCTCGAGTGACGGCATCAAGGGCGACGCCACAGCCGGTGGCGCCTCCGCCGACGACGAGAATGTCAAGCGGATTGACTGGGCTGGCTCCGATCAGAGCCGACTCCTGGACTGATCGCGGCGGAACGACTGCAGTCGGATCATTGATCTTGTTCCTGTAGGACTCAATCGCGTGACCACTAGTGCCGCGGTCATTGGAGGAGAAAGAAGGCTGAAGCAGAATTGAGCCACCGGCTGCTGTGGCTACGGCGGCGACGGCGAGCTTACTCAGCCGTGTGGCGGTGGCCATGATAAGGACGGTGGTTCAGGACAGCGGGAAAGATGGTGATGATGTCGTGTAGCAACAGAATCGCAgtgaatttatgaaaataaaataaaataaaataaatgataaaatcGCAGGAATAATATAAATTTACGGAAAACTGGAGACGTCTCTTGTTGGATGGGAGCCCGGAATCGGGAATCGGGAATTGAATTatcattactattattatttattattaatattattattataaattgaGGAAATTATTATCATCATTCTGAGGGAAAATAAATTGGAATTCTGATGACTAATGTTATGGCCTTCTTAGCCGGGAATGTGTATTTTGTTTCATGGTGtactaaattttgaatttataattgTAAAATACAATATTATGTATAAAAGCGTTAATAAATAGTGTATTTAGTATTATGAGTTTAATTGTCAAAATAATTTGATGGTATTGACATGATCTCGATCTCAACCGGTCAAGAGATTTAATCCCCACCTTATAGTTGATTGTACTTGTACTAAaagataataatattatatgtttagttcattcatgtattaaattataaaaaaaatgcttgTGAACTTTATACTTTGCTCTTTGTCGTTAGTCTTAGATGAAAccgttaaaattttgttataaaaatgcTCTTACCGttattattgtgattaatttgtttgaagttttattAAGTTTAAGAATCaactttaaaacaaattatattgGTGTCCtcatttttctattaattttccaattctcAACTTACACCATTTCTCTCACcacaaaataaaaaccaaaattttaagttaaatgataaaatctcacaaaatccCAAGTCAAAATCTCTCCTTAAGCATACCAAAACGATAAATAGTCgaataaaaaatgtatttggcTATCAACACACACTCAACTACTAATGTACAACtttgttaaaacatttaaatccTAAAATCCTTGTGTTAACAAAAAGAAGAGTAAGAGGGTATGGAAGAAGGGAGGAGAGAAAAACATGGAATAAATAAGTAAGACGATATTAACgatttttgttcatataaaaGTAAGGGTACACATTTTCTAATGttgttttaaagtttagaggtatttttgaaacttttgaaagttcaggtatattttttacacaaaatatTAACAGTTTTCCTCCAAAACTAGCAATAAGTGAATTATTGTGAACTCATTTTGAAAGTTAGTATTTctgaaatttttgaaagttacgTTCAAGGGTATTTCTGACACAAAATATAGAGTTTAGaggtattttatataatttggcccaaaaaaaatattgtacaaTTCTTTACATAAAAGTATCTTCATATTAATagtattttgtattaaacttaATATTTCGTGGGTCAttacatttttataaataagttaaattaccattttagtCATTTACTTTATAGATTGTTTAATATTAGTCACAGTATTTctaaatgtctaattttagtcaatgtactttcaataaaatatttaatttaatttgtcttttaaagttaatttttattaaaatttgttaaataataatgataatttttATGCATTAAAATACAATATGTGATATATTTCCACAATTAATGGTAGAAATGTTAAtagataacttttttttttaatgaacaatagattaaTATTAAGGaccaaatttaagatttattaaaaatgaacGGACtatcattaaatatttaaaagtgtaTGTATTGAAATTGAATGAGTTTCGAATGTATAGATTGAAATTGAATGAGTTTCGAATGTATAGATTGAAATTGAATGAGTCTCAAAGTACGGACTAAACAATATTTTAaccataaatatattatcaaatatcAAAGGAATTTCAaacaatagttttatttatAATCCAATTTTGATCAATATTATATAAAacacatatttaaaaatatgaaacatAACCCTATTTTGTTTGAATCaatataaatttcttatttaaaaTTCTAATACTAGTATGTCAATCAAAATAATTAAGTGTCATCTTGTTCAAGTTTATTACAATCAAGTTTAATCTACTAATAACAgagtaattaatttttaaaatcttaaaatataaAAGGTTAAACTAAAACTGTTTgcactaaaaaataaataaaacaaacccttTTAAACATTGAAATAACATGTTAAATATTAGagtataaaatacaaatttattataaatattgtgATAATAGATGTCTATTAGATGCTCATGTATTATACTCCATTTCTCAAAGTGTTGTCTATTtgtctcaacattacacattattagtgtcaATGTAATCTACCtcttacttgccaaattgcctataagtGTGGTATTTGGTGGATTTTGGAAGACACATtggataaaatccatgaaaatcggagaaagtggagaatttagataaattatttttttattcatatattaggtttaatttattttaatattatattctaTTGGTGTTCGTATTCCTATTGTGCTCCTTAcgttcacaacacgttatcaacacATGCTCCAATCGTTTTCTTCGCTAAAGATAGGTCCTAAAAGTAGGTTAGTTTTtctcttcattataattaataaattaaatgttgttttacatatttgatatatattaaatttataatataaatacaatattttgtaatagtgttgttatgaaaatgttataaaattataatttatagcATTTGATATCaattgtaataattatttgtcattagtgCTTGATGCCGAAATACATCTGGATGCCATAAAAATGCGATCATCAGAAAACAAAACTTCTTCCTAAACCTCGTCGTaaatggatgcacttgaggtttcaaaactttaaatcaatatgttagagaagacatttttctacattttggATATGTTTCTAcagtagcaatatcgagagaaaagttttaaacaatattctaaactaatttcatgtcttctcgtggtcgaacaaaataatgagttattgatgaaaaatcatgaatctcgacctaCTAGAATGACACCATTCCCTAAAGTCAATGCTatgaattttattaataattgtGATCGAAGTCATGAccgtggtagaggaagaaatcattgttatttttgtggtgatcgttctaatcatttaaatttcaaaagaaccacacaaaccGATGATCGCGAATGAAAAACTATACAAAATAGGAGTTCAagaagtgttgaaaataaatgcttttgatgcggaatgactgggcattggtcacgtgtCAAAACATTTGGCTGATCTCTATCAACCCTCCATGAAGgaaaaaatggggaaaaaaatgtgaaagcaaattttgcataccaggatcaACATATTTGACCTATCccatatgaaaatttgaatgtgacaaacttctttgaatcttctgaagATAACATCGACataattgatggaacatcaaatgtttcttttgactttgaaaatatctatacttaatgttgttgttgtttttttttttttttttaaaaaaaattaatctccatGTTTTGTTTtcctcttagtagatgttaacctttgtatattccaaatattgttgttcttattgtaattattttcttttagtgaAGAAAcgtggatcattttcatatgctaggtgactaaaaaatgagtaaagaagatctatgtctgacagacaatgcaattacacatacaatacttacaaatagaaaatattttttcaaactaaCAATGCTaaaagcaaaagtcaatacgatatcagattctgcaaacttgattgaagggtttggaaaaacaaatattattttgcctagaggaacaaaatttacaattgacaatgcattgttctctagtcaggcaaagagaaatctacttagttttgaagatatacattgcaatggtaatcatattgagactgatagaaaaAATAATGTGGTGTATCTTTATTTCATATCTACTGTCTTATATGAAAAGCATATATTGAAAGAGTTGTTtgctttatcttttggattatattatactcatatacgagtaattgaaacatatgcaacaatgaacatgaaattcattaatccaaacatatttacaatttgacatgacaAATTAGGCTACCTAgagtctataatgatgagaagaattattgagaattcaaatggacattcattgaagagccagaaaaTTCTtaaatctaatgaattatcatgtgatgcttgctctcaaggaaaattgataattagaccatcactagcTAAAGTGGGGATTAAATTATCTGCATTTTTAgtacgaattcatggtgatatatgtggacctattaacctactaagtggaccatttagatattttatggtattaatagatgcatccagtagatggtcacacatgtACTTATTAtaatcaagtcaaaatcttgtATTTTTCGaaattacttgctcaaataattaagttaagagcacaattttctaattatacaattaagaccattcgtcttgataatgctagtAAATTTatatcccaagcttttgataattttgtgtgtcaattgagataagtgttgaacatcctgtagctcatattcatacacaaaatgatttagcagaatcattcataaaacgtttgtaattaattgctagaccattgcttatgaaAGCTAAACTTTCTACATCGGTATGAGGATATGCTATTTTAGCTGCAACGTCACTTGCATGCATTAAGCCAATATCTTATTATAAATACTCGCCATTGCAATTAGCTTATgaccatgagccaaatattttccatctgagaatttttggatgtgcaatatatgttccaatttctttaccacaacgtactaagatgggtcctcaaaggaggttaggaatatatattggatatgatttccCATcgattattaaatatcttgaacacctcgtgggtgatgtatttactacatgatttgttcattgtcattttaatgagacaatgTTTTCAACATTGGGGGGAGGAATTAAagattggaaaaagaaattatatggaatgcattgttattgtctcatttagatctccgtatagatcaatgtgaacttgaagtttagaagataattcatttacataatatagcaaatcagttatcagatgcatttatagatgcaaagaaaataaCTAACTCAAATATACCAACTGCAgatgttccatcgaaaattgatatcccaatatAGCGAATTGTCACTAATGAATCTGGAACACACCAAAAGCGTgatagaccagtgggttccaaagatacaaatccaaaaaaaaaaaattaatagtaaaaaaaagaCTTGGCTGaagatgtaaatacccatgaaaaaATTCCTTatcatgactagtgaggaaggtgaaatacttaaagataataatgagattttaataaactatgtcatgacaagaaaaagatggaaccgaaATCaggtagttattgacaacatttttgcatataatgttgctgttatttgaaaatgaggattctgaaccaaaatctgttgaagaacgtcgacatagaaaagattggcttcagtggaaagaagcaatcgaggcagaattaaactcagtttcaaaacgtcaggtttttAGACCAATAGTCTGAACATCAGACAGTGTCAAATCTATGAGAtataaatgggtatttgtgaggaaaataaatgaaaataatatggTCACAATATATAAAGCAATACTAGTTGCATaaagtttttcacaaagacctggtactgattatgaggagacattctccagtggtggatgcaataacattaagatatttaattggtctgactgtgtatgaaaatatggacatacatcttatggatgtagttacaacatatttatatggatctcttgataatgatatttatatgagaatctcaaaaggatttaaggtacctgaaacatataaatcaaattcccgggaattgtattcaataaagttacagaggttgctatatggattgaaacaatcaggacgaatgtggtacaatcgcctgagtggatatttattgaaagaatgatattaaaacaatccaatatgtccatgtgtttttataaagaaatcacagtcaggatttattattataactatatatgttgatgacttaaatataattgaaactccTGAATAGCTTTCAAAGATattagaatatcttaagaaagaatttaagatgaaagatattggaaaaacaaaattttgcctaggtttgcaaattgaacatttagtagatatgatatttgttcatcagtcaacttatataggaaaagtTTTGAAGAGGTTCTATAtgaacaaagcacatccattgaacattccaatggaagttcattcactagatgtgaagaaagatatattttgacctcgatatgataatgaagaacttcttagtcttgaagtaccatatcttagtgcaattggtgtacttatgtatcttgctaataatacaagaccagatattgcatttccAGTagatttattagcaagatataattcttctccaacaaaaatacattggaatggaattaagcatatgCTCCGTTATCTCTGAAGAATGATtaata
This genomic window from Benincasa hispida cultivar B227 chromosome 4, ASM972705v1, whole genome shotgun sequence contains:
- the LOC120076496 gene encoding glycerol-3-phosphate dehydrogenase SDP6, mitochondrial isoform X2 — protein: MATATRLSKLAVAAVATAAGGSILLQPSFSSNDRGTSGHAIESYRNKINDPTAVVPPRSVQESALIGASPVNPLDILVVGGGATGCGVALDAVTRGLRVGLVEREDFSSGTSSRSTKLIHGGVRYLEKAVFNLDYKQLKLVFHALEERKQFIENAPHLCHALPCMTPCFDWFEVIYYWIGLKMYDFVAGRRLLHLSRYYSAQESVELFPTLARNGGGRSLKGTVVYYDGQMNDSRVNVGLACTAALAGAAVLNHAEVVGFLKDEASDRIIGARIRDKLSGREFDTYAKVIVNAAGPFCDSVRKMADKEAVSMICPSSGVHVVLPDYYSPEGMGLIVPKTKDGRVVFMLPWLGRTVAGTTDSNTGITMLPEPHEDEIQFILDAISDYLNVKVRRTDVLSAWSGIRPLAIDPSAKNTESISRDHVVCEDYPGLVTITGGKWTTYRSMAEDAVSAAIKSGKLKPTNECVTDKLRLAGGDGWEPAYFTVLAQQYLRMKKTHSGKVVPGVMDTAAAKHLSQAYGVLAERVATIAQNESLGKRLAHGYPFLEAEVAYCARHEYCESAIDFIARRSRLAFLDTDAANHALPRVIEILAAEHYWDKSRQKQELQKAKKFLETFKSSKNAQFHDGKHN